Proteins encoded within one genomic window of Trichoderma asperellum chromosome 2, complete sequence:
- a CDS encoding uncharacterized protein (EggNog:ENOG41) produces MRTQPAQMKQDLETIFRELGISQYLDTFVEQGFDTWDTILDIQESDLDALGVKLGHRRRLQRRIANARGIDPSISLSSIKAAIEEGKHDGTYKRREPGPGDGSSGPKRKYRRHPKPDENAPERPMSAYVLFSNKLRESLKGDRSLTFTEIAKLVGEHWQNLSLPEREVYEGQARQSKERYYREMAVYKETPEYRKYMKYLDEFNDKQSKPSQRNEDAKRARLDQHELMHDHNGSGSSIVSGSTILGGSTSTASGSSSERRRDSESRESPNPRQNSVNLVFSGPESHHSSAAPIPSPASAYFEVDMTKRGSSSGHLRQGSSSLRGVTQMVPHQVDMPQQQQQHLPSLSDMLASGQRRLDAPVIEPAGLPHAFTATHHRPSASQGEHALLPVSVPALHHESSSSGSSVPTVASSRASRRLSEGPLPIHALLSDQSQTPHRGDEGPLYTASYVASPVERGRSAFGPYQGPKGYGT; encoded by the exons ATGAGAACGCAGCCTGCTCAAATGAAGCAAGACTTGGAGACTATCTTTAGAGAGCTGGGAATCTCTCAGTATCTCGATACCTTTGTGGAGCAAGGCTTCGATACCTGGGATACCATTCTCGATATTCAGGAGTCTGACCT TGATGCTTTGGGTGTAAAGCTGGGCCATCGAAGA AGACTCCAGCGACGAATCGCCAACGCAAGGGGGATTGACCCCAGTATCTCACTGTCATCAATAAAAGCCGCCATCGAAGAGGGAAAACATGATGGTACTTATAAAAGGAGAGAACCAGGTCCTGGTGATGGTAGTAGCGGGCCAAAGCGCAAATACCGCCGGCATCCTAAG CCGGACGAGAATGCACCTGAACGTCCCATGTCCGCGTATGTGCTCTTCTCAAACA AATTAAGAGAAAGCCTTAAGGGCGACCGCTCTCTCACATTTACCGAAATTGCCAAATTGGTGGGAGAGCATTGGCAGAACCTATCATTaccagagagagaggtatATGAAGGCCAAGCAAGACAGAGCAAGGAGCGATATTATCGGGAGATGGCGGTTTATAAAGAAACACCAGAATATCGCAAGTATATGAAATACCTCGATGAATTCAATGACAAACAATCCAAACCCAGTCAAC GCAACGAGGATGCAAAACGAGCAAGGTTGGATCAGCATGAGCTCATGCACGATCACAATGGTTCTGGAAGTAGTATTGTGAGCGGTAGCACAATTTTAGGCGGTTCAACCTCAACCgcgagcggcagcagcagcgaaagaagacgagataGCGAATCCCGCGAGTCTCCAAATCCTCGGCAAAACAGCGTCAACTTGGTCTTTTCTGGCCCAGAATCACATCATTCCTCAGCAGCCCCTATCCCATCTCCAGCATCGGCTTACTTTGAGGTCGACATGACAAAGAGAGGCAGCAGTTCGGGCCACTTACGGCAAGGCTCTTCATCATTAAGAGGGGTAACACAAATGGTACCACATCAAGTCGACATgccacaacagcagcaacagcatctgcCATCGCTTTCCGATATGCTGGCCAGTGGCCAAAGAAGATTAGACGCCCCCGTGATCGAGCCTGCGGGACTCCCTCACGCATTTACAGCAACCCATCACAGGCCATCAGCGTCTCAAGGAGAACATGCATTGCTGCCCGTATCAGTACCAGCTCTTCACCACGAGTCATCATCAAGCGGCAGCAGTGTCCCAACGGTGGCATCGAGCAGAGCTAGTCGTAGATTGAGCGAGGGACCATTACCAATCCACGCGCTTCTATCAGACCAATCTCAAACGCCTCATCGCGGAGATGAAGGCCCGTTATATACAGCCAGCTACGTTGCTAGTCCAGTTGAGCGGGGGAGGTCAGCCTTTGGTCCATACCAAGGGCCTAAGGGATATGGTACCTAA
- a CDS encoding uncharacterized protein (EggNog:ENOG41) → MRTQPAQMKQDLETIFRELGISQYLDTFVEQGFDTWDTILDIQESDLDALGVKLGHRRRLQRRIANARGIDPSISLSSIKAAIEEGKHDGTYKRREPGPGDGSSGPKRKYRRHPKPDENAPERPMSAYVLFSNKLRESLKGDRSLTFTEIAKLVGEHWQNLSLPEREVYEGQARQSKERYYREMAVYKETPEYRKYMKYLDEFNDKQSKPSQRNEDAKRARLDQHELMHDHNGSGSSIVSGSTILGGSTSTASGSSSERRRDSESRESPNPRQNSVNLVFSGPESHHSSAAPIPSPASAYFEVDMTKRGSSSGHLRQGSSSLRGVTQMVPHQVDMPQQQQQHLPSLSDMLASGQRRLDAPVIEPAGLPHAFTATHHRPSASQGEHALLPVSVPALHHESSSSGSSVPTVASSRASRRLSEGPLPIHALLSDQSQTPHRGDEGPLYTASYVASPVERGRSAFGPYQGPKGYGFQTASSALQHMRVEETSDGDVIMTSADEPLFSCHTNEATGFDGVNALLKAGELFDDR, encoded by the exons ATGAGAACGCAGCCTGCTCAAATGAAGCAAGACTTGGAGACTATCTTTAGAGAGCTGGGAATCTCTCAGTATCTCGATACCTTTGTGGAGCAAGGCTTCGATACCTGGGATACCATTCTCGATATTCAGGAGTCTGACCT TGATGCTTTGGGTGTAAAGCTGGGCCATCGAAGA AGACTCCAGCGACGAATCGCCAACGCAAGGGGGATTGACCCCAGTATCTCACTGTCATCAATAAAAGCCGCCATCGAAGAGGGAAAACATGATGGTACTTATAAAAGGAGAGAACCAGGTCCTGGTGATGGTAGTAGCGGGCCAAAGCGCAAATACCGCCGGCATCCTAAG CCGGACGAGAATGCACCTGAACGTCCCATGTCCGCGTATGTGCTCTTCTCAAACA AATTAAGAGAAAGCCTTAAGGGCGACCGCTCTCTCACATTTACCGAAATTGCCAAATTGGTGGGAGAGCATTGGCAGAACCTATCATTaccagagagagaggtatATGAAGGCCAAGCAAGACAGAGCAAGGAGCGATATTATCGGGAGATGGCGGTTTATAAAGAAACACCAGAATATCGCAAGTATATGAAATACCTCGATGAATTCAATGACAAACAATCCAAACCCAGTCAAC GCAACGAGGATGCAAAACGAGCAAGGTTGGATCAGCATGAGCTCATGCACGATCACAATGGTTCTGGAAGTAGTATTGTGAGCGGTAGCACAATTTTAGGCGGTTCAACCTCAACCgcgagcggcagcagcagcgaaagaagacgagataGCGAATCCCGCGAGTCTCCAAATCCTCGGCAAAACAGCGTCAACTTGGTCTTTTCTGGCCCAGAATCACATCATTCCTCAGCAGCCCCTATCCCATCTCCAGCATCGGCTTACTTTGAGGTCGACATGACAAAGAGAGGCAGCAGTTCGGGCCACTTACGGCAAGGCTCTTCATCATTAAGAGGGGTAACACAAATGGTACCACATCAAGTCGACATgccacaacagcagcaacagcatctgcCATCGCTTTCCGATATGCTGGCCAGTGGCCAAAGAAGATTAGACGCCCCCGTGATCGAGCCTGCGGGACTCCCTCACGCATTTACAGCAACCCATCACAGGCCATCAGCGTCTCAAGGAGAACATGCATTGCTGCCCGTATCAGTACCAGCTCTTCACCACGAGTCATCATCAAGCGGCAGCAGTGTCCCAACGGTGGCATCGAGCAGAGCTAGTCGTAGATTGAGCGAGGGACCATTACCAATCCACGCGCTTCTATCAGACCAATCTCAAACGCCTCATCGCGGAGATGAAGGCCCGTTATATACAGCCAGCTACGTTGCTAGTCCAGTTGAGCGGGGGAGGTCAGCCTTTGGTCCATACCAAGGGCCTAAGGGATATG GTTTCCAAACTGCGTCCTCGGCTTTGCAGCACATGAGAGTCGAGGAGACGAGCGATGGCGATGTAATAATGACCTCAGCAGACGAGCCGCTATTTAGTTGTCATACTAATGAAGCAACCGGTTTTGACGGGGTGAATGCGTTGCTAAAAGCTGGCGAACTCTTTGACGATCGTTAG